Proteins from one Mycobacterium sp. EPa45 genomic window:
- a CDS encoding RND family transporter — translation MSTHQLQAERGRVPQLIRRFSVLVILGWLAVIVGLTLGVPTLEQVEAEHAVSQNPTDAPSFQATQRMSKAFEESVSGTAAAMIVLEGQQPLGDDAHEYYDRLIRQLRSDTKHVQHIQNFWGDPLTSAAAESDDGKAAYVQLGLTGKPGEALANESVQAVQHIVAQTPAPPGIKTYVTGPAALAADMSVSGNSTVTTITLVSIAVILVTLLLVYRSPLTVILLLLVVGIQLQAARGFVALLGHHEVIGLTTFAVNLLVALVIAAGTDYGIFFIGRYHEARLAGEDRETAFYTTYRGVAHVVLATGLTVAGATLCLSFTRLPAFQALGVPCAVGILVAVAVALTLVPAVIAAGSRFGLFDPKRKAAARGWRRIGTAIVRWPAPILIASLAVTMIGLLTLPGFKPDYNDQHFLPRNIPATQGIEAASRHFGPAAMMSPEVLMVETDHDLRNSADFLVLNKLAKAVLAVPGIEKVQAVTRPEGTPIAHTTIPYLMSTQQAGQQQFMFFQKQRMADLLTQADQLQQSIDIMTHMYGLMQQMQTTMHSMVNSTHEMADITDELRNHIADFEDFFRPLRNYFYWEPHCFDIPICWSIRSIFDVLDGVDGLTEKLHQLVGNLDQMDVLMPQLIAQFPEMISIMTGMRTMLLTMHSTMSGVFGQMDDNGANSTAMGKAFDAAQNDDSFYVPPEVFKNADFQRVMKIFISPDGKAVRMLISQKGDPTSPDGIARVDAIKSAAEEALKGTPLEGSQISLSGTAALVKDLVTGTKYDLLIAVVAALCLIFVVMLMVTRSLIAAMVIVGTVLLSLGASFGLAVFVWQYLLGIELHWSVFVMTVIILLAVGSDYNLLLVARMKEEIGAGINTGIIRAMAGTGKVVTTAGLVFAFTMASMMVSDLISIGQLGTTIALGLLFDTLIVRAFMTPSIAALLGRWFWWPQQVRPRPASSMLRPTGPRPLVRALLQNQER, via the coding sequence ATGAGCACGCATCAACTGCAGGCCGAACGCGGCCGGGTACCGCAGCTGATCCGCCGATTCTCGGTGCTGGTGATCCTGGGATGGCTGGCAGTCATCGTCGGACTGACCCTGGGCGTTCCCACCCTGGAGCAGGTCGAGGCCGAGCACGCTGTCTCGCAGAACCCCACCGATGCACCGTCGTTCCAGGCGACTCAACGGATGTCCAAGGCCTTCGAAGAATCCGTTTCCGGTACCGCGGCGGCGATGATCGTCCTCGAAGGTCAGCAACCCCTCGGCGACGACGCGCACGAGTACTACGACCGCCTGATCCGGCAGTTGCGCAGCGACACCAAGCATGTGCAGCACATCCAGAATTTCTGGGGCGACCCGCTCACCAGCGCGGCCGCCGAAAGCGACGACGGCAAGGCCGCATATGTGCAGCTGGGGCTGACCGGCAAACCCGGCGAGGCCTTGGCCAATGAATCGGTCCAGGCCGTCCAGCACATCGTCGCACAAACCCCTGCCCCGCCGGGGATCAAGACCTATGTGACCGGTCCCGCCGCGCTGGCCGCCGATATGAGCGTCAGCGGCAACAGCACGGTCACCACGATCACGTTGGTGAGCATCGCGGTGATCCTGGTGACGCTGCTCCTGGTCTACCGATCCCCGCTGACCGTGATCTTGCTGTTGCTGGTGGTCGGCATACAGCTGCAGGCGGCGCGCGGTTTCGTCGCGCTACTCGGACACCACGAAGTAATCGGCCTGACGACCTTCGCGGTGAATCTGCTGGTGGCGTTGGTGATCGCGGCCGGAACCGACTATGGCATCTTCTTCATCGGGCGTTATCACGAGGCGCGTCTGGCCGGCGAGGACCGGGAGACGGCGTTCTACACGACGTACCGCGGGGTGGCCCATGTTGTCCTCGCCACCGGCCTGACGGTCGCCGGCGCGACGCTGTGCCTCAGTTTCACGCGACTGCCCGCCTTCCAGGCTCTCGGCGTTCCGTGCGCGGTGGGCATCCTCGTCGCGGTCGCGGTGGCGCTCACACTCGTCCCGGCGGTCATCGCGGCGGGGAGTCGTTTCGGGCTGTTCGACCCCAAGCGCAAAGCCGCGGCCCGCGGCTGGCGGCGTATCGGGACGGCCATCGTCCGCTGGCCAGCGCCGATCCTGATCGCGTCGCTGGCGGTGACGATGATCGGCCTGCTGACGCTGCCGGGCTTCAAGCCCGACTACAACGACCAGCACTTCCTGCCCAGGAATATTCCCGCCACCCAGGGAATCGAGGCTGCTTCACGGCATTTCGGGCCTGCGGCGATGATGTCGCCCGAAGTGTTGATGGTGGAGACCGATCACGACCTGCGGAACTCGGCCGATTTCCTGGTGCTGAACAAATTGGCCAAGGCCGTACTGGCGGTGCCGGGGATCGAGAAGGTTCAGGCTGTGACAAGGCCTGAGGGAACTCCCATCGCGCACACCACGATTCCCTACCTGATGAGCACGCAGCAGGCCGGTCAGCAGCAGTTCATGTTCTTCCAGAAGCAGCGCATGGCAGATCTGCTCACCCAAGCCGACCAACTGCAGCAGTCCATCGACATCATGACCCACATGTACGGCCTGATGCAGCAGATGCAGACCACGATGCACAGCATGGTCAACAGCACTCACGAGATGGCCGACATCACCGACGAATTGCGCAATCACATCGCTGATTTCGAGGATTTCTTCCGGCCGCTGCGCAACTACTTCTACTGGGAACCGCACTGCTTCGACATCCCGATCTGCTGGTCGATCCGAAGCATCTTCGACGTCCTCGACGGCGTCGACGGGCTGACGGAGAAACTGCACCAACTGGTCGGAAACCTCGACCAGATGGACGTGCTCATGCCGCAGCTCATCGCCCAGTTCCCGGAGATGATCTCGATCATGACGGGCATGCGCACGATGCTGCTCACCATGCACAGCACCATGTCGGGCGTCTTCGGCCAGATGGACGACAACGGCGCCAACTCGACGGCGATGGGCAAGGCGTTCGATGCCGCCCAGAACGACGACTCGTTTTATGTCCCGCCGGAGGTCTTCAAGAACGCGGACTTCCAGCGGGTTATGAAGATCTTCATCTCGCCGGACGGCAAGGCCGTCCGCATGTTGATCTCTCAGAAGGGTGACCCAACATCACCCGACGGCATTGCCCGGGTCGATGCGATCAAGAGCGCCGCCGAGGAGGCATTGAAGGGGACCCCGCTCGAGGGATCTCAGATCTCACTGTCCGGCACGGCCGCCCTGGTCAAGGATCTGGTCACCGGCACGAAATACGACTTGCTGATCGCGGTGGTGGCCGCCCTCTGCCTCATCTTCGTCGTCATGTTGATGGTGACGCGAAGTCTGATCGCCGCCATGGTCATCGTCGGCACCGTATTGCTCTCTCTGGGCGCATCTTTCGGCTTGGCGGTGTTCGTGTGGCAGTACTTGCTCGGCATCGAGTTGCACTGGTCGGTATTCGTAATGACCGTGATCATCCTGTTGGCGGTCGGATCTGATTACAACCTGTTGCTGGTCGCCAGGATGAAGGAAGAAATCGGCGCCGGTATCAATACCGGGATCATCCGGGCAATGGCGGGAACCGGCAAAGTGGTGACGACCGCCGGCCTGGTGTTCGCCTTCACAATGGCGTCGATGATGGTCAGCGACTTGATCAGCATCGGCCAGCTGGGTACGACGATCGCGCTGGGCCTGCTGTTCGACACGCTGATCGTCCGAGCGTTCATGACACCGTCGATCGCCGCACTGCTGGGCCGCTGGTTCTGGTGGCCCCAGCAGGTTCGGCCGAGGCCGGCCAGCTCGATGCTGCGGCCCACCGGGCCGCGCCCGCTGGTACGCGCCCTGTTGCAGAACCAAGAGCGGTAA
- a CDS encoding RND family transporter: protein MADTQLAAHPAEPTSPIRRPLVARAIRVLAPVIILAWVALTILVTFFVPWLETVSRHHSVPMAPQDAPAVIAMQRMGTNFEESDSDSFAMLVMEGQQPFGDEAHTYYDGLVRALRSDTKHVEHVQDLWGDRLTAAGAISKDGKAVYVQMNLAGNTGTTLGQDSIAAVRGIVDRSAPPPGIKVYVTGPAALVSDMQQAGDHSMLKMTLIGGVIIFIVLMFVYRSLITVIALLLTVGLEVLVARGIVALLADTNIIGLSTFATSLLVGLAMAAGTDYGIFFFGRYQETRQAGDDPETAYYTTYHSVAPVVLGSGLTIAGAMLCLSFTRIPIFQSMGIPCAVGLLVAVAVAVTLVPAVLALGGRFTLFDPKHLLKNRRWRRIGTAVVRWPVPILLATLTISLVGLLALPGYQTSYNDRLYIPKELPANLGNAAADRHFSQARMMPDILMLESDHDLRNPADFLILHKLAKAIFKVPGISRVQGITRPEGTPIEHTSIPFLLNMQNAGMQSSLKFMQARMDDMLEQVKLIDRQIAIMKRMYELQKQLNDITHDSFVTTKEMSQVVTLLMGSAADFDDFFRPIRNYLYWEPHCYDIPICWAIRSVFDAIDGITALNDKMKEMLVHMADLDKILPQLLEQIPQMIAIMESMRGMMLKMHSTMSGTFSVLDDSNSNTTAMGQAFDAAQDDDSFYLPPEVFENEDFKHAMSAYISPDGKSARFIISHKDDPASPAGIASIPKIRSAAEEALKTTPLQGSKIYIAGTAATFKDFSDGSKYDLWIAAVGALCLIFIIMLLITRSLIAALVIVGTVALSLGASFGLSVLLWQYILGIKLHWMVLPMSVIVLLAVGSDYNLLLVSRIKEELAAGINTGIIRAMGGTGKVVTNAGLVFAFTMAAMVSSDLQIIGQVGTTVGMGLLFDTLVVRSFMTPTIAVLLGRWFWWPQRVRPRPASTMLRSTGTRASVRAHMLPREDRDDDPITAEIPKTSV from the coding sequence GTGGCGGACACCCAACTCGCGGCCCATCCGGCCGAACCGACCTCCCCGATCCGTCGGCCGTTGGTGGCGCGGGCCATTCGCGTGCTCGCGCCAGTCATCATCCTGGCGTGGGTGGCGCTGACGATCCTGGTCACCTTCTTCGTGCCCTGGCTGGAGACCGTCAGCCGACACCACTCGGTGCCGATGGCGCCCCAGGACGCCCCCGCCGTGATCGCCATGCAACGGATGGGCACCAACTTCGAGGAGTCCGACTCCGACAGCTTCGCGATGCTGGTGATGGAAGGGCAGCAGCCGTTCGGGGACGAAGCCCACACGTACTACGACGGGCTGGTCCGTGCGCTGCGGAGCGACACGAAACACGTTGAGCACGTTCAGGATCTGTGGGGCGATCGACTCACCGCGGCGGGCGCGATTAGCAAGGACGGCAAGGCCGTCTACGTGCAGATGAATCTGGCCGGCAACACCGGTACCACGCTTGGCCAGGACTCGATCGCCGCGGTGCGCGGCATCGTCGACCGGTCCGCACCGCCGCCCGGCATCAAGGTGTACGTCACAGGTCCGGCGGCACTGGTGTCCGATATGCAACAGGCCGGCGATCACTCGATGCTGAAAATGACGCTGATCGGCGGCGTCATCATCTTCATAGTCTTGATGTTCGTCTACCGCTCGCTCATCACCGTCATCGCCTTATTGCTCACCGTCGGCCTCGAAGTCCTCGTCGCCCGCGGGATCGTCGCATTGCTCGCCGACACCAACATCATCGGCCTGTCGACGTTCGCCACCAGTCTGCTGGTCGGTTTGGCGATGGCGGCCGGAACGGACTACGGGATCTTCTTCTTCGGTCGTTACCAGGAGACCCGGCAGGCCGGTGATGACCCCGAAACCGCCTACTACACCACCTATCACAGCGTCGCGCCGGTGGTCCTGGGCAGCGGGTTGACGATCGCCGGGGCCATGCTGTGCCTGAGTTTCACCCGGATACCGATTTTCCAGAGCATGGGCATCCCGTGTGCGGTCGGCCTGCTCGTCGCCGTTGCCGTCGCCGTCACACTCGTTCCGGCCGTGCTGGCTCTCGGCGGACGCTTCACCCTGTTCGACCCCAAGCACCTGCTGAAGAACCGCCGCTGGCGGCGGATCGGTACGGCGGTCGTCCGCTGGCCGGTGCCCATTCTTCTTGCGACACTGACGATCTCGTTGGTCGGGCTGCTGGCGCTGCCCGGCTATCAGACCAGCTACAACGACCGGCTCTACATCCCGAAGGAGCTTCCGGCGAACCTCGGCAATGCGGCCGCAGACCGCCATTTCTCACAGGCTCGGATGATGCCCGACATCCTGATGCTCGAGTCGGACCACGATCTGCGTAATCCGGCGGATTTCCTGATCCTGCACAAACTCGCGAAGGCGATCTTCAAGGTGCCGGGAATCTCTCGCGTACAGGGCATCACGCGCCCCGAGGGCACTCCGATCGAGCACACGTCGATCCCGTTCCTACTGAACATGCAGAACGCAGGCATGCAGAGCAGCCTGAAGTTCATGCAGGCCCGGATGGACGACATGCTGGAACAGGTCAAGCTGATCGACCGGCAGATCGCGATCATGAAGCGCATGTACGAGTTGCAGAAGCAGCTCAATGACATCACCCACGACTCGTTCGTCACGACGAAGGAGATGTCGCAGGTCGTGACCCTGCTCATGGGGAGCGCGGCGGACTTCGACGACTTCTTCCGGCCGATTCGCAACTACCTGTACTGGGAACCGCACTGCTACGACATCCCGATCTGCTGGGCGATCCGGTCCGTCTTCGATGCGATCGACGGCATCACGGCACTCAACGACAAGATGAAGGAAATGCTGGTGCACATGGCGGATCTGGACAAGATCCTGCCGCAGCTCCTCGAGCAGATCCCGCAGATGATCGCGATCATGGAATCCATGCGCGGCATGATGCTGAAGATGCACAGCACCATGTCGGGGACGTTCAGCGTGCTCGACGACTCGAACTCCAATACCACCGCCATGGGACAGGCATTCGACGCCGCGCAGGACGACGATTCGTTCTATTTGCCGCCGGAAGTCTTCGAGAATGAAGACTTCAAGCACGCGATGAGTGCCTACATATCGCCCGACGGCAAGTCGGCGCGGTTCATCATCTCCCATAAGGACGACCCGGCCTCCCCCGCCGGAATCGCAAGCATTCCCAAGATCCGATCCGCAGCCGAGGAAGCCCTCAAGACCACGCCGTTGCAGGGCTCCAAGATCTATATCGCCGGCACGGCAGCAACATTCAAGGACTTCAGTGACGGGTCCAAGTACGACCTCTGGATCGCGGCGGTCGGCGCACTCTGTCTCATTTTCATCATCATGCTTCTCATCACCCGAAGCCTGATCGCCGCCCTGGTGATCGTGGGCACGGTGGCGCTGTCGCTGGGCGCATCCTTCGGCCTCTCGGTGCTGCTGTGGCAATACATCCTCGGCATCAAACTGCACTGGATGGTGCTGCCGATGTCGGTGATCGTGTTGCTGGCGGTCGGTTCCGACTACAACCTGCTGCTGGTGTCCCGGATCAAAGAGGAATTGGCCGCCGGTATCAACACCGGCATCATCCGGGCTATGGGCGGTACCGGCAAGGTCGTGACCAACGCCGGCCTGGTGTTCGCATTCACGATGGCCGCGATGGTGTCCAGCGATCTGCAGATCATCGGTCAGGTCGGCACCACCGTCGGCATGGGCCTGTTGTTCGACACCCTGGTGGTGCGCTCGTTCATGACACCGACGATCGCGGTGCTGCTCGGGCGATGGTTCTGGTGGCCGCAACGGGTTCGTCCCCGCCCGGCCAGCACCATGCTCCGGTCAACGGGCACGCGTGCGTCGGTGCGCGCCCACATGCTGCCGCGTGAAGACCGCGACGACGACCCGATCACCGCCGAAATCCCAAAGACGTCAGTCTGA
- a CDS encoding bifunctional dTDP-4-dehydrorhamnose 3,5-epimerase family protein/NAD(P)-dependent oxidoreductase, which produces MTELGKSLRAVETAIPGLVVWDLPVHGDNRGWFKENWQREKMVAAGMPDFGPVQNNVSFNSSAGTTRGIHAEPWDKYISVATGRIFCAWVDLRDGPTFGTVVTAEVDPSRAVFVPQGVGNGFQTLEPNTAYTYLVNDHYSPDGVYTSLHPGDATVAIDWPIPLDQAELSAKDLAQGPLSSVVPIQPRKILVIGCGGQLGRALQAAFEGVSHLEYVDLPEFDLSSDDFASTRAWREYSTIINAAAYTAVDAAETPDGRVAAWAANVIGVANLARVAAAHRLTVVHVSTDYVFDGTSTRPYREDDLLCPLGVYGQTKAAGDQIISTVPRHYIVRTSWVIGEGRNFVRTMLSLAERGVDPSVVDDQIGRLTFTSELARAIRHLLESRAPYGTYNVTGSGPVTSWAEVARRVFELAGHDPSRVTGVSTAEYFSSATSPVSPRPANGVLDLAKIAATGFTPADAGESLENYVRMETRATSGTGQ; this is translated from the coding sequence ATGACGGAGCTCGGAAAGTCACTCCGTGCGGTAGAAACGGCGATTCCGGGGCTGGTCGTCTGGGATTTGCCTGTTCACGGCGACAATCGCGGCTGGTTCAAGGAGAACTGGCAGCGCGAGAAGATGGTGGCCGCGGGGATGCCGGACTTCGGGCCGGTACAGAACAACGTGTCGTTCAACTCCTCGGCGGGCACGACCCGCGGCATCCACGCCGAGCCGTGGGACAAGTACATCTCGGTGGCGACCGGACGGATTTTCTGCGCATGGGTCGATCTGCGCGACGGCCCGACGTTCGGGACGGTCGTCACCGCAGAGGTCGATCCGTCGCGTGCCGTCTTCGTGCCGCAGGGGGTCGGCAACGGCTTCCAGACGCTGGAGCCGAACACCGCCTACACCTACCTGGTCAACGACCACTACTCGCCGGACGGTGTCTACACGTCGCTGCATCCGGGGGATGCGACCGTCGCGATCGACTGGCCGATTCCGTTGGATCAGGCCGAGCTGTCGGCCAAGGATCTGGCCCAGGGCCCGCTGTCCTCGGTTGTGCCGATCCAGCCGCGCAAGATCCTGGTGATCGGCTGCGGCGGGCAATTGGGCCGGGCATTGCAAGCGGCCTTCGAGGGTGTTTCGCACCTCGAGTACGTCGATCTCCCCGAATTCGACCTCAGCTCTGACGATTTCGCATCGACGCGTGCCTGGCGCGAGTATTCCACGATCATCAATGCCGCGGCGTATACGGCGGTCGATGCCGCCGAGACTCCCGACGGGCGGGTCGCTGCCTGGGCGGCAAACGTCATCGGCGTCGCGAATCTCGCGCGCGTCGCCGCCGCGCACCGACTGACCGTGGTGCACGTGTCGACGGACTACGTCTTCGACGGCACCTCGACGCGGCCCTACCGCGAGGACGATCTTCTGTGCCCTCTTGGGGTGTATGGGCAGACCAAGGCGGCCGGCGATCAGATCATCTCTACCGTGCCTCGTCACTACATCGTGCGGACCTCCTGGGTTATCGGCGAAGGCCGAAACTTCGTGCGCACCATGCTTTCTCTGGCCGAACGCGGTGTCGACCCGTCGGTGGTCGACGACCAGATCGGGCGTTTGACGTTCACCTCGGAACTGGCTCGGGCGATCCGGCACCTGCTCGAGAGCCGTGCGCCGTACGGGACGTACAACGTGACCGGATCTGGGCCGGTCACCTCATGGGCGGAGGTGGCGCGGCGGGTCTTCGAGTTGGCGGGTCATGACCCGTCGCGGGTGACCGGGGTTTCCACGGCGGAGTACTTCAGCTCCGCCACCAGCCCGGTGTCGCCGCGGCCGGCCAACGGGGTCCTGGACCTAGCGAAGATCGCGGCCACCGGATTTACGCCCGCCGACGCCGGCGAGTCGCTCGAGAACTATGTGCGGATGGAGACCCGGGCCACGTCCGGGACCGGTCAGTGA
- the rfbB gene encoding dTDP-glucose 4,6-dehydratase: MAQLLVTGGAGFIGSNFVHYAVGHTDHHITVLDKLTYAGNRESLAGLPEDRVSFVHGDVANAELVDKLVANADKVVHYAAETHNDNSLDDPEPFLHTNLIGTFTLLEAVRKYSVRYHHISTDEVYGDLALDDPGRFTEASPYNPSSPYSSTKAGSDLLVRAWMRSYGVQATISNCSNNYGPYQHVEKFIPRQITNVLRGARPKLYGEGLNVRDWIHADDHSSAVLEILEKGRIGETYLIGANGEKDNKTVVELILTIMGQPADAYENVPDRTGHDLRYAIDATKLRDELGWRPRYPDFEHGLAATIEWYRDNENWWAPAKDATEAFYARLGQ; encoded by the coding sequence GTGGCGCAGCTTTTGGTCACTGGAGGCGCTGGGTTCATCGGGTCGAACTTCGTGCACTACGCGGTTGGGCATACCGACCATCACATCACCGTGCTGGACAAGCTGACCTATGCCGGCAATCGCGAGTCGTTGGCCGGGCTGCCCGAGGACCGGGTGAGCTTCGTTCACGGTGATGTCGCCAACGCCGAGCTGGTCGACAAGCTCGTGGCCAATGCCGACAAGGTCGTGCACTATGCCGCGGAAACCCACAACGACAATTCGCTCGACGACCCGGAACCGTTCTTGCACACCAACCTCATCGGCACGTTCACGCTGCTGGAAGCGGTCCGCAAATACAGCGTGCGCTACCACCACATCTCGACCGACGAGGTGTACGGCGACCTGGCATTGGACGATCCGGGCCGGTTCACCGAAGCCAGCCCGTACAACCCGTCGTCACCGTATTCGTCGACCAAGGCCGGCAGTGACCTGTTGGTCCGAGCTTGGATGCGCTCGTACGGCGTGCAGGCAACGATCTCGAACTGCTCCAACAACTACGGCCCGTACCAGCACGTCGAGAAGTTCATACCGCGCCAGATCACCAACGTCCTGCGCGGCGCCCGCCCCAAGCTCTACGGCGAGGGACTCAATGTCCGTGACTGGATTCACGCCGACGACCATTCGTCGGCGGTGCTGGAGATCCTGGAGAAGGGCCGCATCGGCGAGACGTATCTGATCGGCGCCAACGGCGAGAAGGACAACAAGACCGTCGTCGAACTCATCCTGACGATCATGGGTCAGCCCGCCGATGCTTACGAGAACGTGCCGGATCGGACCGGTCACGACCTGCGCTACGCCATCGACGCGACCAAGCTGCGTGACGAGCTCGGATGGCGGCCGCGATATCCTGACTTCGAGCACGGGCTGGCTGCGACGATCGAGTGGTATCGCGACAACGAAAACTGGTGGGCCCCCGCCAAAGATGCCACTGAAGCGTTCTACGCCCGGCTCGGGCAATGA
- the rfbA gene encoding glucose-1-phosphate thymidylyltransferase RfbA: MKGIILAGGSGTRLHPITLGVSKQLIPVYDKPMAYYPLSTLMLAGIRDILVITTPHDAESFQRLLGDGSRFGVSITFAQQPTPDGLAQAFTIGADFIGNDKVAMILGDNLLYGPGLGTQLKSFDDVDGGQIFAYWVAEPSAYGVVEFDSSGVVVSLEEKPKQPRSNFAVPGLYFYDNDVVQIARDLSPSDRGEYEITDVNRAYLEQERLRVQVLPRGTAWLDTGTFDQMTDAADFVRTMERRTGLKIGVPEEIAWRQGFLTDDELRERAEKLVKSGYGSYLLDLLERGL; encoded by the coding sequence ATGAAAGGGATCATCCTGGCGGGAGGCTCGGGCACCCGCCTGCACCCGATCACCCTCGGGGTGTCCAAGCAGTTGATCCCCGTATACGACAAACCGATGGCGTACTACCCGCTGTCCACGCTGATGCTGGCCGGAATCCGCGACATCCTGGTGATCACGACGCCGCACGACGCGGAGAGCTTCCAGCGATTGCTCGGCGACGGATCTCGGTTCGGTGTCTCGATCACCTTCGCGCAGCAGCCAACACCGGACGGGCTGGCCCAGGCCTTCACCATCGGCGCCGACTTCATCGGCAACGACAAGGTCGCCATGATCTTGGGCGACAATCTGCTCTACGGGCCGGGATTGGGCACCCAGCTCAAGAGCTTCGACGATGTCGACGGGGGCCAGATCTTCGCGTACTGGGTGGCCGAGCCGTCGGCCTACGGTGTTGTGGAATTCGACTCCAGCGGTGTGGTGGTGTCGCTCGAGGAGAAACCGAAGCAGCCCCGGAGCAACTTCGCGGTGCCGGGACTGTACTTCTACGACAATGACGTCGTGCAGATCGCCCGAGATCTCTCGCCGAGTGATCGGGGTGAGTACGAGATCACCGACGTCAACCGGGCGTACCTCGAACAGGAGCGGTTGCGGGTGCAGGTGCTGCCACGCGGGACGGCATGGCTGGACACCGGAACGTTCGACCAGATGACCGACGCCGCCGATTTCGTGCGGACGATGGAGCGGCGGACCGGCCTGAAGATCGGTGTTCCCGAGGAAATCGCCTGGCGGCAAGGTTTTCTCACCGATGACGAGCTGCGCGAGCGCGCCGAGAAGCTGGTGAAGTCGGGCTACGGCTCGTACTTGTTGGATCTGTTGGAACGGGGTCTGTAG